A single genomic interval of Gammaproteobacteria bacterium harbors:
- a CDS encoding DUF192 domain-containing protein translates to MKLHQIRSGIVRIVVDPEPALRGRAPRSRAIPAAAAVALAAMSFLESPFAETRTLEIGTHPLAVEVAVTDREQRRGLMGRKQLSENTGMLFVWNDEAPRVMWMKDTLIPLSVAFVDAEGKIVNIESMAPETTTPHWSKRAARYAIEARQGWFRDRGIGNGDRVNGLEPH, encoded by the coding sequence ATGAAATTACATCAAATTCGAAGCGGGATTGTCCGTATCGTTGTCGATCCGGAACCTGCGCTGCGTGGCCGGGCGCCTCGAAGCCGCGCAATCCCTGCCGCCGCTGCCGTTGCGCTGGCGGCGATGTCCTTTCTCGAATCCCCTTTTGCCGAGACGCGCACCCTCGAGATTGGTACGCACCCGCTCGCGGTGGAAGTCGCCGTCACGGACCGGGAACAGCGGCGGGGGCTGATGGGACGGAAACAGCTGAGCGAGAACACCGGCATGCTATTCGTGTGGAACGACGAGGCACCGCGGGTGATGTGGATGAAGGACACCCTCATACCGCTCTCGGTCGCGTTCGTCGATGCCGAAGGCAAAATCGTCAACATCGAATCAATGGCGCCGGAAACGACCACCCCGCACTGGTCGAAGCGCGCGGCGCGCTACGCCATCGAAGCGCGGCAGGGTTGGTTCCGGGACCGTGGTATCGGCAACGGTGACCGCGTCAATGGACTGGAACCCCACTGA
- a CDS encoding CHAD domain-containing protein, with protein sequence MTMSTDQGDLYLGVPGDLGGETLQALLLSARLRSKPDKPALVTRTYLDSFDWRVYRAGGVLSATGGKRSYVLRWRPLDGNGDTLQSAVDRLPVMASDLPTMLRRRLETVLEMRTLAPVVTTRCRVQRYEILNEDDKTVLRLEIEGDRDVRYGSVRRSMDQSSVLLRGVRGYGDERRRVESLLRHRGGAVSLSQDPLDSALALVGRVPADYCSKLRLSLDPQQRTDEAAVKILSHLLDTMDVNEAGVREDVDTEFLHDYRVAVRRTRSLLSQVKPIFPTQRVERFRREFAWLGQITSPCRDLDVYLLGFEGFRDSLPAGMREDLTPLREYLVRHKADEHSKLVAVLDSPRYRKTISDWKAFLEAERPRRTSLPNATRAVSEVASERIWRIYRRVMKEGRAIDDHSPAEELHELRKSCKKLRYLMEFFRDVYPPGKIDRLIGALKGLQDNLGYFQDYEVQHTSLTTFEAAMEKETGISDGTRRAMDHLIEALVKRQHDTREAFRGRFREFSRKENRKRFRALFRPRPVAERDTA encoded by the coding sequence ATGACAATGAGCACGGATCAGGGTGACCTGTATCTCGGGGTTCCGGGCGATCTCGGCGGGGAGACGCTGCAGGCTCTACTTCTTTCGGCCAGACTGCGCTCGAAGCCGGACAAACCGGCGCTGGTGACACGGACCTACCTGGACTCGTTTGACTGGCGGGTTTATCGCGCCGGAGGTGTCTTGAGTGCCACGGGCGGGAAACGAAGCTATGTCCTGCGCTGGCGGCCTCTCGATGGTAATGGCGATACCTTGCAATCCGCCGTGGATCGTCTGCCGGTAATGGCCTCCGATCTGCCCACGATGCTTCGAAGGCGTCTCGAAACCGTGCTCGAAATGCGCACCCTGGCCCCTGTGGTCACGACACGTTGCCGTGTTCAGCGGTACGAGATTCTGAACGAGGACGACAAGACGGTCCTGCGTCTCGAGATCGAAGGGGACCGCGACGTGCGCTACGGATCGGTCAGACGTTCCATGGACCAGAGCAGCGTCCTGCTGCGCGGTGTTCGCGGTTACGGTGATGAGCGGCGGCGGGTCGAATCGTTACTGCGACACCGGGGCGGGGCCGTGAGCCTGTCGCAGGACCCACTGGATAGCGCGCTTGCCCTCGTCGGACGCGTGCCAGCCGACTACTGCTCCAAGCTTCGTCTCTCACTGGACCCGCAGCAGCGCACCGACGAGGCCGCGGTAAAGATCCTGTCTCACCTCTTGGACACCATGGACGTCAACGAGGCGGGTGTGAGGGAGGACGTGGATACGGAGTTTCTGCACGACTATCGGGTGGCGGTACGTCGCACGCGATCCCTGCTGAGCCAGGTTAAGCCCATTTTCCCGACCCAAAGGGTGGAGCGCTTCCGCAGGGAGTTCGCCTGGCTCGGCCAGATCACCAGCCCGTGTCGCGACCTGGACGTGTATCTCCTCGGCTTCGAGGGATTTCGCGACAGCCTGCCGGCCGGGATGCGGGAGGACCTCACCCCGCTTCGCGAGTATCTGGTGAGACACAAGGCCGACGAACACAGCAAGCTGGTTGCCGTGCTGGATTCACCCCGCTACAGAAAGACGATATCGGACTGGAAGGCGTTTCTCGAGGCCGAACGACCCCGGCGCACATCGCTGCCTAATGCGACGCGGGCGGTATCCGAGGTCGCCAGCGAGCGAATCTGGCGCATCTACCGCAGGGTCATGAAAGAGGGCCGTGCCATCGATGACCACTCACCGGCGGAGGAACTCCACGAATTGCGAAAGAGCTGCAAGAAGCTGCGCTATCTGATGGAGTTTTTTCGTGACGTCTATCCCCCGGGCAAGATCGATCGGCTGATCGGCGCCCTCAAGGGCCTGCAGGACAACCTCGGGTATTTTCAGGACTACGAGGTGCAACACACCTCGCTGACGACCTTCGAGGCGGCGATGGAGAAAGAGACCGGTATCTCCGATGGCACACGCCGCGCCATGGACCATCTCATCGAGGCCCTGGTGAAGCGCCAGCACGACACGCGGGAGGCCTTCCGTGGACGCTTCAGGGAATTCTCCAGGAAGGAGAACCGTAAGCGCTTCAGGGCGTTGTTCCGCCCGCGCCCGGTTGCCGAGCGTGACACCGCATGA
- a CDS encoding AAA family ATPase: MKILATYNIKGGVGKTAAAVNLAWAAAGSGYRTLVWDLDPQGAATFYFRIKPKVKGGFKALARGTRTLDDVVKGSDFDYLDLIPADFSYRNMDLRLNDARKPARQLVRLLRPLRNEYDVLILDCPPSISLVSENVFRAVDALLIPMIPSTLSVRTYEQLIRYLGKSGLDDVERLPFFSMVDVRKRMHKDIVAQLPARFPEFLPTAIPYASQVELMGQHRAPIGSFAPASKPAQSYSDLWLDVGKRVFS, encoded by the coding sequence ATGAAGATCCTCGCCACCTACAACATCAAGGGCGGAGTCGGCAAGACCGCGGCCGCGGTCAACCTGGCCTGGGCCGCGGCGGGCAGCGGCTACCGTACCCTGGTCTGGGACCTCGATCCCCAAGGTGCGGCGACGTTCTATTTTCGCATCAAACCGAAGGTCAAGGGCGGATTCAAGGCGCTGGCGCGGGGCACGCGTACCCTGGACGATGTCGTCAAGGGGTCCGATTTCGACTATCTGGACCTGATTCCGGCGGACTTTTCCTATCGCAACATGGACCTGCGTCTGAACGACGCCAGGAAGCCCGCTCGGCAACTGGTGAGGTTGCTGCGGCCCCTTCGCAACGAGTACGACGTACTGATCCTGGATTGCCCGCCGAGCATTTCGCTGGTCTCGGAGAACGTTTTTCGAGCGGTGGATGCGCTGCTGATTCCGATGATCCCATCCACGCTGTCCGTGCGGACCTACGAACAACTGATCCGGTACCTGGGAAAGTCAGGTCTCGACGACGTGGAAAGATTGCCTTTCTTCTCGATGGTCGACGTCCGCAAGCGGATGCACAAGGACATCGTCGCTCAGTTACCCGCCCGGTTTCCGGAGTTCCTTCCCACGGCAATTCCCTACGCCAGCCAGGTCGAGCTGATGGGGCAGCACCGCGCGCCGATCGGCAGCTTTGCCCCGGCCAGCAAGCCGGCCCAGTCGTACAGCGACCTCTGGTTGGACGTGGGGAAAAGGGTATTCAGCTGA
- the ppk1 gene encoding polyphosphate kinase 1, translating into MSAKPKPAETNTEIASSDKTQAPVAKAPDASVTEAIDLDSPEWYLNRELTWLEFNKRVLHEGQDPRTPLLERVKFNAIVSANLDEFFMKRIGGLKQQIGAGVREPSVDGRTPEQQLSECLEMVSEIKRQQHALEADLFKELEAEGIRLSNYQDLDGESKNTLRDYYIKNIFPLITPLSIDAARPFPFISNLSLNLLLTVYSPGEENKTLVRIKVPVGSGIPRFLQVGDEAHFVPLEQVIANNLELLLPGMEVASIEMFRVTRNAIIERSSDGATDLLEIIESELRGRKFAPIVRLEVATGMDPVHRGMLAAELGLDEETEVFEVAGPMAVRDLFQIAGLERPDLSDPPHKPLDHPALADAPNIFHAIRNEGPFLLQHPYESFVTSVERFLREASQDPKVLAIKMTLYRTASESRIIEYLIDAAQNGKQVAVLVELKARFDESANIRWANHLEQAGIHVSYGVLGLKTHSKLIFVIRRDYDGLRRYAHIGTGNYHSGTARLYCDLGLLTCDPVIGADLTELFNYLTTGQVPKRHYEKLLPAPKVLKPELLKKIEREISKHSKKEPGLIQMKMNALEDKDITRALYEAARAGVGVDLIVRDSCRLRPGIPGLSDNARVVSIVGRFLEHARIFYFRNAGDEEYFIGSADCMRRNLEVRVEVVTPVESPSLREGLRNILDIQLNNRRSAWDLQSDGTYIQRRPGSGDEERGAQEIQIDQAMERFKAYRKARKKRPRSQPKRA; encoded by the coding sequence ATGAGCGCCAAACCGAAACCGGCAGAGACCAACACTGAGATCGCGTCCAGCGACAAAACACAGGCGCCGGTGGCCAAAGCGCCCGACGCCTCGGTAACCGAAGCGATCGACTTGGACTCGCCCGAGTGGTATCTGAACCGGGAACTGACCTGGCTGGAATTCAACAAGCGGGTGCTGCACGAGGGCCAGGACCCGCGCACACCCCTGCTGGAGCGCGTGAAGTTCAACGCCATCGTCAGCGCCAATCTCGACGAGTTCTTCATGAAGCGAATCGGGGGATTGAAGCAGCAGATCGGCGCCGGAGTGAGAGAGCCGTCGGTTGACGGACGCACACCGGAACAGCAGTTGAGCGAATGTCTCGAGATGGTGAGCGAAATCAAGCGCCAGCAGCATGCACTCGAGGCGGATCTGTTCAAGGAGCTTGAAGCCGAAGGTATCCGCCTGTCGAATTACCAGGACCTGGACGGTGAAAGCAAGAACACGCTGCGCGATTACTACATAAAGAATATCTTCCCACTGATCACGCCACTTTCGATAGATGCGGCACGCCCGTTTCCCTTCATCTCCAACCTGTCGCTCAACCTGCTCCTGACCGTCTATTCCCCGGGCGAAGAGAACAAGACCCTCGTTCGTATCAAGGTGCCGGTCGGCAGCGGAATCCCCCGATTCCTCCAGGTGGGTGACGAGGCCCATTTCGTCCCCCTGGAGCAGGTGATCGCCAACAATCTGGAACTGTTGCTGCCGGGTATGGAAGTGGCGAGCATCGAGATGTTCCGAGTGACACGCAACGCCATTATCGAGCGGTCTTCCGACGGCGCGACGGACCTGCTGGAGATCATCGAGTCCGAACTGCGCGGCCGTAAGTTTGCCCCTATCGTACGTCTGGAGGTGGCTACGGGAATGGACCCGGTCCACCGAGGCATGCTCGCGGCCGAGCTTGGGCTTGACGAGGAGACCGAGGTATTCGAGGTCGCGGGGCCGATGGCCGTGCGCGATCTGTTCCAGATCGCAGGTTTGGAACGACCCGACCTCAGCGACCCGCCGCACAAGCCGCTCGATCACCCGGCGCTGGCGGATGCACCGAACATTTTCCACGCGATCCGCAACGAAGGCCCCTTTCTGTTGCAGCATCCCTACGAGTCGTTCGTTACCTCAGTGGAGCGCTTTCTGCGAGAGGCCAGCCAGGACCCAAAGGTTCTGGCGATCAAGATGACGCTCTACCGCACGGCGTCGGAGTCCAGGATCATCGAATATCTGATCGACGCGGCACAGAACGGTAAACAGGTCGCGGTCCTGGTCGAACTCAAGGCCCGATTCGACGAGTCGGCAAATATCCGCTGGGCGAACCACCTGGAGCAGGCGGGAATCCATGTCTCCTATGGGGTGCTGGGGCTCAAGACCCACAGCAAGCTGATCTTCGTGATCCGCCGCGACTACGATGGTCTGCGCCGATACGCTCACATCGGTACCGGCAACTATCACTCGGGTACCGCTCGTTTGTACTGTGATCTGGGGTTGCTCACCTGTGATCCGGTCATCGGCGCGGACCTGACGGAGCTTTTCAACTATCTGACCACCGGCCAGGTGCCCAAGCGTCACTACGAGAAGCTCCTGCCTGCCCCGAAGGTACTGAAACCGGAGTTGCTGAAAAAGATCGAGCGTGAGATTTCGAAGCACAGCAAGAAGGAGCCCGGGCTCATACAGATGAAGATGAACGCGCTGGAGGACAAGGACATCACCAGGGCGCTGTACGAAGCTGCTAGGGCGGGGGTCGGGGTGGACCTGATCGTGCGCGACTCCTGCCGCTTGCGCCCCGGCATTCCGGGATTGTCGGACAACGCCAGGGTGGTCAGTATCGTGGGCCGTTTTCTCGAGCACGCACGGATCTTCTATTTCCGCAATGCTGGTGACGAGGAATATTTCATCGGTTCGGCCGACTGCATGCGGCGCAACCTGGAGGTGCGTGTCGAGGTGGTCACACCCGTGGAATCCCCCAGCCTGAGAGAGGGACTTCGCAACATCCTGGACATTCAGTTGAACAACCGGCGTAGCGCGTGGGATCTGCAGTCCGACGGTACCTACATCCAGCGGCGGCCAGGCAGCGGAGACGAGGAACGCGGTGCGCAGGAGATCCAGATCGATCAGGCAATGGAGCGTTTCAAGGCCTATCGCAAGGCCAGGAAGAAGCGGCCGCGGAGTCAGCCGAAGCGCGCCTGA